TAATTCGCACGCTGACCAGATCACGCGGAATTTTGAGCAATACATACGCTGCCGCTCCTTCTGTCGAGAGAGGAGTGATCGAATAATAGTATTCCTGGTCACTCCGATTTTCCAGTCCATCATACAGATCAGCTTCACTGTATTGTGTGAACGCATCTTGCTTGTCTCCCACATGACGAATGACATTGCGATTCGCATCCAGAATCTCAATCCAGCCACCGCTGTCCTTGAGACGTTGAATCTCTGTGTCTTTGCCTTTCGACACCGAACCTCCACCGGAATAAAATTCGTTCTCCAGCTCTTCCACATATACGTGGGCTTCAACATTCAGATCCGGATCAACCACCTGATCCGAAATGCGAAAATCCACGACATCCAGTGAAACCATAAGGTACACAATCAATACCAGTAACAGCAAAAAGAAGTTGAACAGCAAGAAGTCCAGTGTCAGGGATGTCTGCAACAGTCGCTTTTCTCTAGCTTTCCATGGGCGCTTCAATTTTGTATCCCAGTCCCCTTATCGTTTTGAGATATTCCGGTTGTCTGGAGTCACGCTCGATCTTCTCCCGAATGTTGCTGATATGTACCATAATCGTGCTGTCCTCGTGCGCATAATAATCGCCCCAGACCGCTTCGTATATTTTTTTACGGGTGAACACTCGGCCAGGTTGATCAAGCAACAATTCCATAATTTTATACTCTGTAGAGGTCAATGTTACAGGATTTCCTGAACGAAAAAGGATACATTGGGATCGATCCAGCGTCAGCTCACCTAATACCAGATTCTGTTCTTTCGCTTCGGGGATCTCCGCTGCATCAAATTGATTAACTCTTCTGAGCAAGGCCTCAACCCTGGCGACAATCTCAAGCGGGTTGAATGGCTTCGCAATATAATCGTCTGCCCCAAGTCCCAGTCCAAGGATTTTATCGTGATCCTGACTTTTAGCGGATAGGAACAGTACAGGCATGTGATATGTGGCTCTGATCTGTTTGATCAACTGCAATCCATCCATTACAGGCATCATGATGTCCAGTATGACCAGATCGATCTGTGTTGAACGTATGCATTGTAATGCCTCGGCTCCATTCACCGCAGTTTTAATGGTATAGTCCTTCTCCAGATATAGTTGAAGCAGTTCAACAATCTCTGGTTCGTCATCTGCAATTAATACGGTGTATCTCATGTTATTCCTCTCATTTCCTATACTCTATGCCTATCTCTACATTATTACTATATACTACGTCTCTTAATTCAACCTAAATCATTTCTAAAGATAATCTAAATAAATAGAAATAGAGCCCTGGCTCAGGCCAAGGCATTAACTAAAATAGGGCTGTTTTCAGCCTACATTCAAGCTTTTCGTTCTTCATTCAGGCTTTTCAATCTTCATTCGGAGCATTTGTATTAGATCATCAGATCAGTCCTTAAGCGAGCGTAGCCAAGGCTCCACTTTTCCGAATAAACGTTCCTTGTCATACTGCACATATTGGTTTGCCCGATTGCGCACGGGATCACCCGCGTAGAAACGTTCATACAGATCATGCCTTGCTCCGAGTGGACTTCCTGTTAGTTCCCATGCGAGTTGAAAGAGACGAATCTTCTCCGGGGCTTGCATCGTTACTCCACCAAGATATTTGCCAATCATGGAACCCATCATTTCATTCATCTCAAACGTACCTGAAGGAATCTGAATCAGACCACCCGCAGCAATGGTCTTCAAAATCTCCACCGCGCGTGGATAATAGTGATTGCCCAGATTACGTGCGGTTTCAATATATTTGAATTCCGGCAGCCAGTTGCCAAATGTGTCCGGCTTGGACTGTGCTTCAGCAGCAATAATCAGTCCCTCGATAGTCTGCATCTGACTGATCAGCTCTCCAAGTTGTTCCTGCACATTCAGGAAAGAGTCCACCCCGATCTCCTTGCCAATGGATGAGGTCACGGCTGTAATGAACTCCAGTTTCGAGTGTAATCGAATGACACTCTGATGGTAGGCCAGACTGGTCGAAGCTGTATTGCAGCGAATCTGCCATACGGCTTCAGGGTTATTGTGCAGTAATACACGTTCCCAGGGCACAAATACATCGTCAAAAAATAATACGGCATCCATCTCATCATACTGCGCACTGAGTGGATGTGATTTATCTGAATCTTTTGTGGCAAAAGATTCACGACACATCATGTGCAAACCCGGACTGTCCGCAGCTACGATTACCATATGGGCCAGCTCTGTCAGGTGGCCTGGAATTCGTTGAACGGGATAAGCAATGATATCATCCGCATAAGGAGCTGCTGTTGCCACCATTTTGGCCCCGCGTATCACAACGCCCTCCGTATTCCTTTTGACAATTCGCAGCATGGCATCCTCATCTTCACCAACAGGCAAGGAGCGATTAATCTGCGGGTCACGCTGTACAATTGTCAGGAAGGCATCGTTTCGTTTGGCTTGTGCAAAATAATCCGATATTTTGTCTGCAAATGCCGGGTCATGTGATGTCATTTCATGTCGTGTTGCATACCAACCGGTCAGCCTGGATCGGGCATAATCAGACAATCGGCTCATCACCCCATACGTCCGATCGGCCCACAGCCGAAAAGCATCCGCCCTGCTGTTTACGTCAGGAAGTGAACGAGGCACTAGAAAAGAGCGATGCACGTAACTTCCCGTCTGTTCGTCCCAATAGGCCAGGGTTTCCCTTGTCTTCGGGTCATCCACCAGATTGAACAATCCTTCTATGGTTTGAAGTGTTCCCTGAAAGGCCTGATGCCCAGTTACCTGGATACGCTCTCCGTCCAGCCATACATTCCGCTCATCATTCAAACGTTGAATGTAAGCTTGTCCACGAGACATCGTGATACTCATGATATGTCCTCCCTCTCAGGCACCGGCCTGACATTCTGTAACTCCATCCTACTAACTGCTTGAGAAACTATGTAATGATACATTCTGTATCTAATGAAATAGTACTGTGCCTTAGCTAGAAAAGTCAACAGACACCGAGCGATGAGTCCGGTGTCTGTTGGGCCATGCTATTTTAGACTAATTTGGAATACATGTGACGCAGATACCGCCAGCGCACGAGTGCAAAATACAAAATCTGCATGGAAGCAAACACCAAGAAGATGCGCAGGCTATATCCAAAGACCGAGAAATCAACCAGTTGCTGCAACGCCACAAAGGCAACCGAACTGTGGATGACCGCCACCAGAATCGGCAGGAAGAACATAAGCAATAGCTGCCTTGTTACGATCTTACGGAGTTCGGGACGACTCAGTCCCATTTTGCCAATCATGCGATACTGCGCTTCATCCCGTTCTAGATCTGCGTAAAGTCTGAAATACGTGAAACTTGCTGCAAAGGTGAAGAAAACAATGCCGATCAGGCCGCTCAAAATTAGAATGATGCCATTGGTCTGCTTGGAATTAAGCCAATCCACCACAAGCGCGCTGACCTCGTAATAACCTTTTTCGGAATGATCATCTTGAATGGATTTGATCAATTCAGGAGCAAAGCTGCGTGTACCCATCCAATCTTTCACGATAAATTGTATCGTTCGACTCGAATAGAAACCTTCAGGCATGCCAACTTCCTCGTTGTACGCTGGTCTCATCTTATTAAACAATTCGTCGGTTACGACGTAGAGATAAATTTCATATTGAAAAGGAATCACAATATCGGTACCAGGTGTCGATAGCTGGACAGGTACGTGCTGATTATCAACCTCCAGATTGACCTTTCCTCCCGAGGCTCCTTTTTCAACCTGTTCACGGTACTCCTTGCGAATCGCCAAATTGCTTGGTGTCATAAATGACTCATCGATCTGTTTCAACGTACGTTCTTCATACCCCAGTGCCTTCGCAAGACGGTTATAATCACTCAGTTTGATAATCTTCCCATTATTATTTTCACCTATAGGAGCATAACTGCCCTTCACGTAGGGAACTTGATGATCAATCAACGTTTCTTCAATCTGCCGAATATGTCGCTCGGAGTTTGGAGTATACCAGTTATTCATATAACTGAATGCGTACGGATTCGACATGGACGACAACCCCGGGTCAGCAATAGCAAGCATGGTGCCAATTCCCGTAAATGAAGAAGCCGAGATGATACTTACCATGAAAAACATGATGGCGTTATCTTTCATTCGATAGGTAAGTTCAGATAGGAAGAGCAGATTGGTTTTACGGAAAAACAACCTTGGATTTCTTTTCAGTGCCCGAATGATGTATACACTGAGCTGTGTGAACAGAAAGTACGTACCTGCAATAACAACCACGACACTTGCGAGTAATAACGGAAAGGAGAAGCTTATCCATACAAAAGTGAATACTCCTGCATAACCCCCACCAATCAACAATACGGATAACAAGGCAAGTAGACGTGAGGCTTTGGGTTCCGGTTTCGGTTTTTCCTCTGATTTCACAAGGTCAATGAGAGTTCCTTTGCGAATGAGCAAGGATGAGGACATCGCGATCACAACAAACAGCAGCAGAAATGCACCTGCCGTCAGGGCAATGCTTTTTAGCGGAAAATAGAATCGAAGACTGTTCTCAACAGCCAGCATGGAGCCACAGATCAGCAGAATCAATTTGCCGAAAATAATTCCGAGTCCAATCCCGGTAATGATGGAAGCTAATCCGATACACATGTTCTCCATAAACAGAAGTCTGTTCATCTGCTTACGTGTCATGCCTATGATCAGGAAAATACCAAATTCCTTCTTGCGTGTCTTCAGAAATGAACCAACGGAGTAGAGCAGGAACAGGAATGAAAAGATGAATATAATGATCTCTGCAATCACAAACCCCTGATTCGCAAGCAACGTAACCGTCCCACTTGATCCCTTTAAGCCCGCTTTCAAATCAGGATGGAACAGGAGCAATGCGTAAGTAAAAAAGATCATAACGGAAAATGTACTGCTCAGAAAATGAGCCAGATAAATTCGTTTATTGCGAACAACGTTATTAATGGCGAACTGGCGAAAATTCATGTCCTGAACCTCCCATTAGGGATAATACATTAATAATCTTCTGGTAAAAGGCTGCGCGATTATCGCCGTAGTGAATTTCATTATACAGTTTGCCATCCTTGATAAAGACAACCCGACTGCAATAACTTGCAGCTACTGCATCATGAGTGACCAGCAGCATCGTAGCCTGATCCTCCTGATTGCGAGTTTCGAGAATCTCCATGACATCTCTTGCCGCCTTCGAATCCAGGTTGCCTGTTGGCTCATCGGCCAGAATCAGCTTCGGGGAATGGATAAGCGCTCTGGCAATGGCCGTACGCTGTGCCTGTCCTCCTGATATCTCATATGTCCGTTTGTTCAGAATACCCTCGATCCCCAGCTTGCTTGCCAGCTGTTCGACACGTGTGTTCATCTCTGCTAGCGAAACACCGTCAAGAGTCAGTGGCAGCACAATGTTTTCCTTGACTGTCAGGGTATTTAACAGATTGAACGATTGAAAAACAAATCCAAGCTCTTTGCGCCGGAACAGCGCGAGTTCGTCCTGATTCAATTCAAACGGATTCTTCCCTGCAATCCGCAGTTCGCCTGATGTTGGATGATCAATGGTTGAGATCATGTTCAGCAGTGTTGTTTTGCCACTACCCGATGGTCCCATGATGCCAACAAACTCACCTTCCTGAATACTGAGGTCAATACCTGATAACGCTTCATAAGATACGATGCCTTTGTAGATTTTACTGATCTGTTTCACAGAACAAATCTCCATGGTTACAACTCCTTAGTGATGTATGAATTCAAAAATCAAGTTACATTCATGCTGTCTGCATGTGTATTGTGCGTGGCCTTTCCTGTACTCTTATGACTATAGTCTATCGAAGTTTCGGCCATTCTCCTATGGTTTAACCTTTCATCAACATGACAATGTTGTAAGGTTGCATCATGAAAATCAAAAAGACGCCTTCGCCCCGATCAGGCAATAGACGTCTATACTTACACTTACACTGTAATATATACTCCACTCTCACTTCTTCAACAAAAATACAGACCTCACGTCCCAATCTTATCTTCAACCTGTCACTTCAAGAGTTGAATGTAATTCGGACAGTCGTTCCTTCGCCATACACAGATTCAAGATCAATCCGATGATTCATCCGTGTTAACACTTCTTTGGCAATATACAGCCCCATGCCTGTGGACTCTTTGAAATGTCGCCCGTTCTCCCCGGTGAAGAAAGGTTGGAATACCCGGTTAAGATCAGACTTCGGAATCCCGATGCCTTGATCCTGTACTTCCAGTATGATGGAGCGTTCCGCTTCATACGCACGCACATAGATCTTTTGCCCGCTGCCCGCGGAGTATTTGATTGCGTTCGACAGTAACTGTACCAATACAAAACGAATCCACTTGGCATCGGATTGCACAACCAGCGCAGAATCGATATGCATCTCTGGATAGACGTGATTGCGAATAAAGAATCGCTTGAGTTCATGGATCGCTTCTTCCCCAGCGGTCTTCAGTATCACAGGTTCCACACTGAAATCCTGCTCGAAGGTATCCAACCGGGCCACATACAGCACAGTCTCCAAACCTCGCCTCATCTGGTCCGCTTCCTCCCGAATGCTTATGAACCGAGGATCGTCATCTTCCTGGCCTTCCACGGTCAACTCAATGACGGATAACGGTGTCTTCATCTGATGGACCCACTGGTTCATGAATGTCAGATATTCTTGCTGCCGTTGTTCCAGCCGATGAAGATGAGCATGGTACTGTCCGTATTGTGAATCCAGCAGCTTTTCCAGCGCCAGTGATAAAGGACTTGTTTCGTTCAATGGTACAAATTCCTTCAGCGAATCCATCGATCGTGACATCCGGGTATAAAAGGAGCGATGTGAATAATAACGATACACCAAATATCCGATGTAAAAAAATAATCCCAACGCTACGGCATAAGCAGCCGTGACCCAATCGTTGTAACCGTCATACCAGAACACTGCAACAACGGTGAACAAGATGGCAACAACCCAGCACGTTAAAGCAAGATGTTCTCGTATAAACAATCTCATGATGGTGAAGAGGCCTTCCAGGTATTGTTCAATCGGTAACCCGAACCTCTGACCGTTTCCAGTGCATCCGTAATACCAAGTTCGGCTAATCGTTTACGCACCCGAGTAACGTTTACGCTGAGTGTATTGTCATCCACAAAAGAGTCATCCCACAGCTTCTCCAAGATTGTCTCTCTGCTCACCAGCTTGGGACTGCGGCGGAGTAACGTTTCCAGCAGAATCGTTTCCTTCTTCGTCAGCTGTACTTTGCGATCACCAAGCTGAATCTCCAGTCTTTCCAAGTACACGACCAAGCCGTCCAGTTCCACCTTGCGTTCTTCGTCACGTGCAGCATAGTCCCCATATACCCGGCGCAGCTGACTTCGAATTTTCGCTATCACAATCTCATGCTCAAATGGCTTCGTGATATAATCATCCGCCCCGTTCTCCAGTGCCATGACCTGATCCATCTTCCCACTCCGTGCGGAGATAAACAAAATGGGGCATGTAGACAGCGTACGAATCTGGCGGCACCAATAGAAACCATCGTAACTCGGCAAGTTGATATCCAGAAGTACCACATGTGGCTGTACCTGCTCAAACTGTTGTACAATCATCTCAAAATCATCGACCAGTACGGCCCGGTCCCCGTAGCGTTCAATATGTGATTTCAATAATCCCGCAATCTTGGGATCGTCCTCTATTATCATAATGGTATACATTATTGGATCTCACCTCTGGCAAAATCATAACACAGGATTTATTATCTAGCATCGATTTGCTTACGCCAATCCACAATATCTGCATTCAATTGCTTCAGATCTCCGGAAGCTTTCTGATCATCCGATAACTTGTATTGTTGCTTCAATGCCAGGATACGATATACACTTTCATCAATTCGGGACTCGGTGATCTTGCCTGACTTCACTGCACTTATTAGCGTATCAAAAATCGTCTTGGCACTCTCATAACTGTGAGCTACCAACAGAATGTCACTTCCTGCTTTAACAGTTGCCAAGGCAGCTTCATTCAGCTTGTAGTTCTTCGCGATTGCACCCATACTCAGGTCATCTGTGATGACCACACCGTCATAATTGAACTTTCCACGCAGATGTTCACCAATAATGACATCTGATAAGGAAGCCGGATGATCCGGGTCCAGCTTCGGGAACAAAATGTGTGCAACCATGACCGCCTCTACCTGCTCCTTCACTGCGGCCTGGAACGGAATCCATTCAAGCTCGGCCAGTTGTTTTTCCGTTTTATTCACAACAGGCAGATCAAGATGGGAGTCCACGGACGTATCACCATGACCCGGAAAATGTTTCACTACCGGAATAATCCCTTCACTACGTAGTCCCTTCATCTCTGCAATCCCCATACGTGACACCAGTTCTGCCGAGCTGCCGAATGAACGATCTCCAATCACCGGGTTCTTCGGATTACTATTCACATCCAGCACAGGGGCAAAGTCCACATTAAAACCCGCAAGCTGAACTTGTCTGGCCAGTAATTCACCCATCGTTTCAGCAAGCGCGCTATCTTTCGTCTCCCCTACTTTTCTACTGGAAGGAATGGATTCCACCGTCTCCGGCATACGGCTCACTTTGCCGCCCTCCTGATCCACACTCATGAAGATCGGTACCGGGTTGGACTGATTCGCTTCCTTGATGGATTGTACAAACTTGGCTGTTCCCTCGAGTGTTGATACATTGTTGGCATAGAAAATAATGCCCCCTACCTTTTGATCCGTAATCATCTGTTTGGCTTGATCATCCAACGTTGTCCCTTGAACACCGGCCAGTATCATCTGTCCAATCTTCTCTTCTAACGTTAATGAACTGAGCTGCTCCTGCACCGGATCGACTTCTTCTTGCGGTTCCTCTGGTACTTCTTCCTGCGGTGGAGCGGTATTCTGCTCCGGCGATGAGGAAGATTGCCCTGAGTTGGAGCCAGCGTTCGATCCGGTATTCGAGTCCGTTGCGGAGGAAGGTTTCTGTGCTTGGCCACATGCCGATAAAAGCAGGACTACTCCCAGCAGAAGACACAGCATCTGCAGTTGTTTTCTCCATTTATTGTTCGAGTTGTACCTATAGTTGTGCAAGGATATTCATCCTCCTTATGTAATGTCATCTTGGTAATCTAAAGGTTCAGGCCTAACCTTATCACAAGGTGAATGATTTTCAAAATAAGTTGTACTGAATATCGAATCGTTGTTCAGACACTTAAGCGGCAAATAAAGGGGTTGCACTGGAACCTGAGATGTGAAACATAATGGTGTTGTGACTAGGCGCGTGTGCGATGTATGTGGAGAATAAAAAGGAGTAACGGTGCAGGAAATGAATTCCTATTGTGAATTTTTCATATGTTGAAATTATTAGTATAGGAAAATCAAAAAGCCGCCCAAAGGCGGCCTATTTGTTCGTTTTTGTTTTACTTTTCGTTGTAAATCGTTGCCGTTCAGCGTTAGTTCACCTTTCACCAAACGTTCTTAGGCTTCTATTAATGGAGTGTTTGCAACACTTCCGTTGTAAATGGAATGATTTCGGATATGCGACCTTCACGAACTTTGGCAGGCCATTCGGGATCACTAAGCAGAACACGACCCAAGGCGATCAGGTCAAATTCATTGTTCTCCAGCTTCTCATTTAATAGATCCAAGTGGGCATCCCCTGTTCCCTGGTTCTCGGTTGCTCTGTCTACAAATTCAGCTTCAAGTCCTACCGATCCAACCGAAATGGCTGGTTTGCCAGTGATTTTCTGCGTCCAACCCGCAAGGTTCAGCTCAGATCCTTCGAATTCAGGCAACCAGAACCGGCGTGTAGAGCAATGGAATATATCTACGCCAGCAGCACTGAGTGGGGCCAGGAATTGCTCCAATTGTTCTGGCGTCTCCACCAGACGTGCCTCATAATTCCCCATCTTCCATTGGGAGAACCGGAGCACAATTGGGAAATCAGGACCAACCACCGCACGACAAGCTTTAATCACTTCAACCGCAAATTGGGTTCGACGTACCAAATCACCACCATAATTGTCGGTTCGTCGATTCGTCTGCTCCCAGAAGAATTGGTCAATCAGGTATCCATGGGCTCCGTGCAGTTCAATGCCGTCAAACCCGATTCGCTGTGCATCCGCTGCCGCTTGGGCAAATGCCTGTACAAGACCTTGAATCTCCTCTTCCGTTAATGGTTCACGTGATGGTTCACCTGCCATGCTAACCCCTGACGGACTTACAGGCTCAGCTTCTGCGTTAGGCAAGTCACCGGAACGACGTGCTGTACCCACATGCCACAATTGTGGCATGATTTTGCCACCCGCTTCATGTACTGCTTTCACAACATTAGCCCATCCTTGCAACGAATCTTCACCATGGAATAATGGAATACTGGCTCCACTAACCGAAGATGGATGATTAATGCCTGTACCTTCTGTTATGATGAGCCCCACTCCACCTGCTGCTCTGCGACGATAGTATTCAGCAACTTCTGGTCCAGGTACGCCCTCTGGTGAGAATCCGCGAGTCATGGGTGCCATAACGATTCGATTAGACAATGTTAGCTTGTCCGAGGTGAAAGGTTTGAATAATGCTGAAGGTACGTTCATAGTACATTGCTCCTTTGCAATTGGAAGTATGGAACTCCGCATCCACATGAAATGCGACATGCTTTTGTATATTGTAACACGTGTAATCCAGTTGACTGGTTAGGATTATTTCTCTATCCATTTTATAGTTTCTTAATTTTATTTTCAAATTTTCGAAGTTGGGCGTTCAAACTAATCTTATAGGAAAAAAGAAAGCTACCTTACGGCAGCCTCTGTTTGATCACACTGCGGAAGCAGTCTAACATGCACTCTACTACATCTTAAAGTATTTTCCCGGTCACCAATAATGTGGATGTAGCATAGTATATAATCCATAATCTTCCTTCCAATTTAATTAGCATTCACGGGGATATCACTGCGATTCACTCGAAGCAATTTCCCTGATGAAGTCGATAACACATCCGGATCGGTACCCAGACCAAAGTAGAAGTCACCCTCGTTCTCTTCGAAAGACTTGGCATAGGTGTCCTGGTTAAAACGTAAAATCTCATTCCATGTGGTCAGATCCGTGGATTGGTAGACCCGATTGATATACAGATTGGCACTTTGGCGAGTGTACGTAAGCACATACACCTTGCCATCACGCAACAGCACATCGGTTGGGAGCGCCTTGGCATCTGGGAGATTAACTCGCCTTGCCTGATTAATGTCGGTCATGACATTCAAAGATTTGGGCAGCAGCTGCCCATCATTGAACACGCCTCCCGCTATATAGAGCAACTTGTTATTGAAGTTAACATTTTTGCCTATTTTATTATAAGGAATCGTGCCCATTTGATAGGTTAGTCCTGGCAACATTTTACTACCATAGATGACAACATCCCGTTTCTCAAGCTTTTCATTAATCTCCAGGATATTAGTTTTGTCATTCCATATTTTATTGGCAGGATACATCATGCCAGATGCATATAACTTGCCATTAAGATGGAACATGGTATAAGCCCGGAAACCAAACGTATTAATGGTCGCATATTTCTGCCAAGTTTCACCTTCATTATGTGAGATTAATATCGTTGGTTTGGAATCTGTCCCCAGCGCGGCAAACATCTTGCCCTGATAAGAAGCCAAATCGTATACGTGTACACCCAGCGGCAGATTGCGATACTTGGTCCACACCTCTCCATCCAGACGATAGAAGTTACCCAGTTCCCACTGTTCACTATCGGAATCATTGCCTGGAATATATAACTTGTCGTTTAGTACTCTGTAGATATCAATCTGTTCCTCATCCACATACATCTTCGTTGATGGCAAGATGCCCGGGTTGCTGTTAGTCACCGACTGGGTCTTAAATTTTGCATCCGCTGTATCATAATAAATGACTGGGATAGGGCCTGAATTTGGAGCTACGCCCAGATTGCTGCTATTGCCGTGGCCCAAATATATTTTGCCGTTGTACAGTTGCATGTCCCAGACGTTATTAGCATATGGTGTTTTGGTAAAAGGTCTGCCTAGCAGTTCGATCTTCGATGTTACATCTGCTGAACTGATCGGTGCATTCGACACCTTGGCAAGCCTACGTTCCGTCGCAGGGGGTTGACTCGTTGAGGTGGTGTTTTTCGGCTTGGAGTTCCCCATAAGCATCCAGCTCATTCCTGCGACAATGGTCAAAATTACGGCTGTCCATTTGGTATGTCTCTGCATGTCCGCTTCCTCCTTCATTTTTTCATCATTATTACCTTCACACCAAGATGATACAATTTGTATCTTTTCATACTATGTAAAACTACCTGTACATGCAACAAATTCCGCCCTATTTATACAAAAAAAGTAGACATCACATCTGCTGATGTGCTGTCTACTGGTTCTTACTGTCTGTGATTTCTATTCAGCTTTTACCAATATCTTAACCTGATTTTTCTCTTTCAACAGCGCTTCAAATCCATGCTCTACCACTTCATCCAACGAAATTCGTTTGGTCACCAGCTTGTCAGCCGGGAAGAAACCTTTATCCATCAGACTGATAACCGCCGGGAACACATCACGATAACCAATAATGCCATTAACTGTACGTTCTTTCATGACAATTGAGTTCGGGTGAATCGGCGCTTCCTGTTCAAAAATACTGACGATCATCAACTCTCCACCAATACGTGTCGAATCGATGGCTTGTTGCAGAACACGTGGAACACCGGTTACTTCATAGGCTACGTTAACGCCACCTTGTGTACGCTGATGGATCTCTTCCACGACATTAAACTGCATTGGATCAATCACAATGGCACCGAGCTCTTCGGCTTTTGCTTTCCGTTCATCCGATAACTCCACCACATAAATATCCGACGCTCCCGAAGCTTTAAGCGCTTCAATGACCAGTAGTCCGATTGGGCCTGCACCAAACACGGCTGCCGTATCTCCCACTTTCAGCTTGCTTTGGCGCACAGCGTGAAGTGCTACAGCTGAAGGTTCAACCAACGCACCTTGTTCATACGAAATTGAATCCGGAATGGCATGTACCATGTTTTCTGCAGCAGTTACATACTCGG
The nucleotide sequence above comes from Paenibacillus sp. W2I17. Encoded proteins:
- the nagZ gene encoding beta-N-acetylhexosaminidase — its product is MHNYRYNSNNKWRKQLQMLCLLLGVVLLLSACGQAQKPSSATDSNTGSNAGSNSGQSSSSPEQNTAPPQEEVPEEPQEEVDPVQEQLSSLTLEEKIGQMILAGVQGTTLDDQAKQMITDQKVGGIIFYANNVSTLEGTAKFVQSIKEANQSNPVPIFMSVDQEGGKVSRMPETVESIPSSRKVGETKDSALAETMGELLARQVQLAGFNVDFAPVLDVNSNPKNPVIGDRSFGSSAELVSRMGIAEMKGLRSEGIIPVVKHFPGHGDTSVDSHLDLPVVNKTEKQLAELEWIPFQAAVKEQVEAVMVAHILFPKLDPDHPASLSDVIIGEHLRGKFNYDGVVITDDLSMGAIAKNYKLNEAALATVKAGSDILLVAHSYESAKTIFDTLISAVKSGKITESRIDESVYRILALKQQYKLSDDQKASGDLKQLNADIVDWRKQIDAR
- a CDS encoding NADH:flavin oxidoreductase; amino-acid sequence: MNVPSALFKPFTSDKLTLSNRIVMAPMTRGFSPEGVPGPEVAEYYRRRAAGGVGLIITEGTGINHPSSVSGASIPLFHGEDSLQGWANVVKAVHEAGGKIMPQLWHVGTARRSGDLPNAEAEPVSPSGVSMAGEPSREPLTEEEIQGLVQAFAQAAADAQRIGFDGIELHGAHGYLIDQFFWEQTNRRTDNYGGDLVRRTQFAVEVIKACRAVVGPDFPIVLRFSQWKMGNYEARLVETPEQLEQFLAPLSAAGVDIFHCSTRRFWLPEFEGSELNLAGWTQKITGKPAISVGSVGLEAEFVDRATENQGTGDAHLDLLNEKLENNEFDLIALGRVLLSDPEWPAKVREGRISEIIPFTTEVLQTLH
- a CDS encoding 2,3-butanediol dehydrogenase produces the protein MKALRWHGVKDLRLENINEPHPEEGKVKIKVEWCGICGSDLHEYTAGPIFIPAQAPHPLTGEQAPIVMGHEFSGQVVEVGEGVTRFKAGDRVVVEPIYACGHCEACKQGRYNLCDQMGFLGLAGGGGGFSEYVTAAENMVHAIPDSISYEQGALVEPSAVALHAVRQSKLKVGDTAAVFGAGPIGLLVIEALKASGASDIYVVELSDERKAKAEELGAIVIDPMQFNVVEEIHQRTQGGVNVAYEVTGVPRVLQQAIDSTRIGGELMIVSIFEQEAPIHPNSIVMKERTVNGIIGYRDVFPAVISLMDKGFFPADKLVTKRISLDEVVEHGFEALLKEKNQVKILVKAE